One Owenweeksia hongkongensis DSM 17368 genomic region harbors:
- a CDS encoding LamG-like jellyroll fold domain-containing protein, with the protein MKRKLLTLLCLAGLHLSAQNALNFDGVDDYISSSFSGISGTSARTVEAWVRTTANTVPANGGKQKVILDWGAASPLGSRFTFNVLFNGAIRVEVGGNGLSGNIDVTDGQWHHVAAVYDPSSTNPLKLYVDGVLDVSGNFTGVTMNTLSGNFAIGRRVDGVNTFEGDIDEVKVWNVARSLSNIVADTAAEYCTLPTDLVAYYRFNEGTAGGANSGKTSAYEDVAMANGVLHNFSLSGSSSNWVNGANITAQGASFVSVTASACNQYISPTGMTYDSSGVYLDTLQNVYSCDSVIETTLTVKYVDVSVTATGTDLTANRTNATYRWMDCNDNYKLVPGGTRQTLTPPDPNGSYAVSVDYGGCKDTSACYSLDGVGLFENEVSTLKLFPNPTKGIVKVSHQSIGTGKLAVFSVTGQMILTFEDLGNGETEIDLSSQSKGIYFIKLEAEGETFVERLILD; encoded by the coding sequence ATGAAAAGAAAATTACTAACACTATTATGCCTCGCAGGCTTGCACTTATCGGCACAGAATGCTCTGAATTTTGACGGAGTAGACGATTATATTTCGAGCAGTTTTTCAGGTATTTCAGGAACTTCAGCCCGAACTGTGGAAGCCTGGGTAAGAACCACCGCGAATACGGTTCCTGCGAATGGTGGTAAACAAAAAGTGATACTTGATTGGGGTGCGGCTTCGCCACTTGGTTCCAGATTTACATTTAATGTATTGTTTAACGGTGCCATTAGGGTAGAAGTTGGAGGGAATGGATTGAGTGGAAACATTGATGTTACCGATGGGCAATGGCATCATGTTGCTGCTGTCTACGATCCATCTTCCACCAACCCCCTTAAACTTTACGTAGATGGAGTATTGGATGTTTCGGGAAATTTCACAGGAGTAACGATGAATACTCTTTCTGGGAATTTTGCCATAGGGAGACGTGTAGATGGAGTAAATACTTTTGAAGGAGATATTGACGAGGTAAAAGTTTGGAATGTAGCTCGAAGTCTATCCAATATCGTGGCTGATACTGCTGCCGAATACTGTACACTTCCAACTGACTTGGTGGCTTATTATAGATTTAATGAAGGCACAGCTGGTGGAGCAAACAGTGGGAAAACCAGTGCTTATGAAGATGTGGCCATGGCTAACGGTGTGTTGCATAATTTTTCACTTAGTGGAAGTTCTTCTAACTGGGTGAATGGTGCAAACATTACTGCTCAGGGAGCCAGTTTTGTATCCGTTACTGCCAGTGCTTGCAATCAGTATATCAGCCCAACAGGTATGACGTATGACTCGTCAGGTGTATATTTAGATACCTTGCAAAATGTTTATTCTTGTGATTCGGTAATCGAAACTACACTTACCGTAAAGTATGTGGATGTGAGTGTAACTGCTACTGGTACCGATTTAACAGCCAATCGAACCAATGCTACCTACAGGTGGATGGATTGTAATGATAATTACAAGTTGGTACCTGGTGGAACTCGTCAAACCTTGACACCTCCAGACCCCAATGGAAGTTATGCAGTATCTGTGGACTATGGTGGCTGCAAAGACACCTCTGCATGTTATAGTTTAGATGGTGTCGGGCTTTTCGAAAATGAGGTTTCTACTCTAAAATTGTTTCCAAATCCAACTAAGGGAATTGTGAAAGTTTCGCACCAATCTATTGGAACCGGTAAGCTGGCGGTGTTTAGCGTAACAGGTCAGATGATTTTAACCTTCGAGGATTTAGGTAATGGAGAAACAGAAATTGACCTTTCTTCTCAATCTAAAGGAATTTACTTCATAAAGCTTGAAGCCGAAGGGGAGACTTTCGTGGAGAGATTGATTTTGGATTAA